GGTTCCCAGCGAGACTGGCACCTGTTTGACCAGTGCCGGCTGACGTTGATTGATAATGACGGTTTTCTTGTCGTCGGCACTTTGAATCGTCACTGGAACTTTACTGGAACGGTTCGGATGCCAGGTATAGAGCAGCCGGACTTCATAGTCGCCTGACTGCTGGATCGCAGGACTGAAGCGGGCCGACTTCTGGCCCCGGTCCTTGTTTCCATCGTGGGAATAGTTCCTGCCGATTGGTGAAGGCTGACCGTTACTCTCCGCCCAGCTGCCTGTGAATTCAGCGTCGGAATCGTCGAGTGTGATGCCCGGTAATGTTTCGGGGTTTACGATCACTCGTTCAATCGACTTCCCGTTTTGCACAGGTGAGGGCCAGTCGAGCAGTTGCCCGTCAGCCAGCAGCTGGGTACGGAGTCGCTGGTAATTCACTTCCTGAATAGTGCATCCCACATCAATGGCCTGGCTGGCGGCGGTTGCGGCGGACTGGCTGAGAATCATCAGCACCGGTTCCATGCGGGTTGAGCCGAATGCGACGTGGCTGGCGGAGATTGCGAAAGTGACTAGCAGGTTATCGCATTCTTCAGCTTTGGGGACGATCGCGTCAAAACCGATCGGATAGGGGCCGCGGGTGCTGTGGTGCCCCAGCAGTTTACCTTCCCGCACCATCACTCCGTTATGCACGATCCGGCGGATTTCGTGGATGTCGATGCCGTACGAGGCCAGACCGACCGATTTGGGGGCGACCACCTGGTGGCGACAAAAATGCTCGGTCATCACCAGGTCGGAGACCATCCGTCGCGATTCGCGAATATAGAGCTGGTGCGGCCAACCTCCGTTGTCCTGGAATTCGTCTTTACAGAGCCCATAGCGACTGACCTGGTCACGTATTTTCTGCGGGACACGTTCATCTGTCTTCAGAAAATGGAACAGACCGCGGGCGTAGTTTTCGTGTTCCTTGATAATCTGCTGACGCTCGGCGTGTGAGGCTTCACTGTACCCCTTGTTACCGCCGACATAGTTTAAACCGAAATAGGCGGTGTTGAAATCAAACTTGCCGTTGGGGAGTGCATCGTGCTTGGTAAACCAGCGGAGGTCCATATCATCGCCTGCTTTCTCACAGGCAGCGATATAGCGGGCCACGATCTCGTAACGGGCCGGGTCGTAGTTGGCAGGAGGTGCGATCGGGATCCGGTTCTCCGGTTGATCGGTGACACATAAACGGAAGCAGTAAGCCTGTACTCCGGGAGCAGCTTCACCGATTGTTCCCAGTTCTCCTTCCTCGATCAGGGGCAGCAGGCCGCTTTCCGGTTTGCCAGAGATTTTGTATGGATCGAGGGGGATGGCACGATCCCAGAGCCCCCGCCGATCTTTGCGGCGGCCGATTTTGTCATACTTACCAAAATGGACTTGAGGAATTTCATACAACTGTACGCCGTTCAATGTTTCGTTGTATTGTGAATTGGCTTCGCGGGTCAGAGAATAAGAGACGCCGGCTGCGGCCAGTAGATCGCCTTCGTAGGTACAGTCGATAAACATCTCTGCCGCGATGCGGGTCCCCTGCTCTGTTGTCAGTTCCACGATTCGTGGTCCCTGCTTTTGAACTTTCTGTAGTGGTTCTCCCCGGATGACTTTTACTCCGGATTCTTTGATCATTTCTTCAAAGACCGTTTCTGCGCCGTGCGGCTCCAATCGCGTTTCCAGCGGCTTGCCATATTTTTTACCGATCCGTTCGTAGAACTCGCGGGCCATGCCAGCCACCGTGGCTGACTTTCCCATGTCAGAGAAGCTGAGTCCACCGGAACTCATGCCGCCCAGGTGCTGGCCCGGTTCGATCAGGATAACGGTCTTACCAAGACGGGCTGCTTTGACAGCTGCAACGACACCACCAGACGTGCCGCCATAAACACAGATGTCGACTTTGTGGTCTGGTTCTGCAGCAGAGAGAGGGGACATGATTACGAGGAGGCTGTAGAACAGCACAACAACTGGGCTGAGGGAACGAGGCATGATCAACTTTCAATCGAGTTCGGTGAGCGTAACCGGTGAGGAGGGACGAATGAATGACTACAGACAGGCTCAATCCTCCAATATCCATTTCAATGGAAATCGAGCCACTGTCAAGCCGGTTGTGTCGTAACCGTTATTTTTCAGGCCGCCATCTTCGTAGAAGCAGACAATGGTGCCATCCGGAAGGGCTGCCAGATCGCTATAGCCACTGATCCCCGGTTCAAGCACTCTTTTGCCGCTCCAGGTCTGGCAGTCATTGAAGCTGATCTGCAGTGTCAAGTTTTTGCGGTCCCGGTTGGGGCCTCTGCGTTTGCTGGAACCTTCCAGGTTGTCAGGGTTCGCAAACACGATGGCATTCTGAGGCTGAGACTTGCCCGCCGGAACGCGTAGAATACTGCCCATGCAGACCGGTTCTAGCAGTTGTGGATCAAAATGCTTTTCAGACCAGCCGGTCGCGCCGTTCTCACTGACGGCAATCAACCGACGGTGCGGCTTCGATTCGGTGCGGATATTTACGAGGACTTTGTCATTAAACAACTGGACGGCAACCGTTTCGCTTGGATTGAGGATCTTCTCGCCTGCGATCTGATCCCCCTGGTTGACGATGATCTCGCCGCGGTGCCAGGTCTTGCCGTGATCGTCGCTATAGATTGTGGAGACACAGGAAGGTCGATGTTTCTTCCCTCCGGTGGAAAGCCAGACTGGTACCAGCAGCCGCCCGTTCTGTAGTTGAATACCATGTCCGGGACCGGTGGCGATGACATTCCAGTCGTACTCTTTGCGGAACTCTTCAAAGACCGGGGTGATTTCCACGCGAGGGCTGAAGGTCTGTCCGTCGTCATTACTTTGGGTGTAATAACAGCGGGCATAGTTTTCACAATAGAGGAGATGCACCTGTCCGGTCTGGGCATCGTTGAAGGCAACGACATTGTTGACTGTTTCTTCTTTTGCATTGTGAATGACCTGTGGCTTTGCCCAGGTCTGTCCCCCATCGGTACTGCGGCGCATCAAAATATCGATATCGGCCCAGTCGCCAGCTGTCTTGCGGGCTTCGCAGTAAGCAAGCAGTGTTCCTTTGCTGGTGGCGATGATGCCAGGAATTCTGTAGTGGTGATATTCACCATCCCGGGCGGAAAACAGCGTTGTCTTTTGCAGGTCGCCTGCCCGAGTGGTCTGCAGCAGGCTTAAGATTATCAACAGGAACAGGGAACAGGTTTTCGCCAGGCGCAGGATAAAAGGGAGCATGGGCTGATTTCCAGTAAAAAGGTCTAATAATATTTGTGTTGCGATATTATTATCTATGTCGTAATATTATAAAAAATGATCTGGAAATCAAAGCAAAAACCGTCCTTTTTCGAGTGAATGTACATTCTCAATGAAACCAGCGATTGTGGATCTGGCCGAGCGAATCCAATCCGATATTAAACAACGAAAGCTGCAGCCCGGGGATCCCTACTACACAACCAGTGAAACAGCACGTTCGTTTCAGGTCAGCGGAACGACTGCCAACCGGGCTCTGCAACTGCTCACTCAGCGACGGGTTCTGGTGCGTAAACAACGGGCCGGTACGTTCATTGCTGATCCGGAATCGAACCAGACTGAGCAGGCCCTGCGTCGCGTGCATCTGGTGGTACACCAGAAATACCTCGAACGGGAAGGCCTGCTGGCCGATGGTATTCTGATCGGTTTGCAGCGGGAACTTCCCGAGGCAGAACTTGAATTCAACTTCCTGCCGCACCGGGATGAAGAAGCGTATGTGGAAGAGATTGTGAACCGTGCACTCAAGTCAAGTGTGACTGAGGGCTTTGTTTTGCAGCGAGCACAGGTGGGAGTTCAGCGGATCCTGCAGGAGAGCGGACTGCCGACAGTTGTAAATGGGGTACTGCAACCATCGATTACTGGACTGGCTCATATTGATCGGGATCAGGGGGAGATGGGGCGGCTCTTATTTCAGCATCTGCTCCAACAGAATTGCCAGCGAGTACTGATCGTATTTCGCGATCAAGTGACAGCCGGTGATCATCTTCTACTGGATGCTGTGCAGCAGGAGATGTACGGCGCAGGCTGGGGAATCGATCGGTTGACGGTTCGCTGCCTTCCGGCTGACGATCGGGCGATACAGGTATCTGCGCAAGACGTCCTGGAGCAGTCCTCAGTGAAGCTGGGTATTCTCTGTCGTTCTGAACCAGCGGCCCGGGCGATTGCGTCGATTATTTCCGAACTGAATTATCCACGGAAGAAACAGCCGGTAATAGTGGTTGCGGATCATTTTGCCCGCGAGCAAGCCCCCTGCCTGTTCCCGCACATCCGTCCCTGCCTCTCTCCTGAAGCTTACGGACAGGAGATCGGCAGGATGCTGGTCAGGCAGATGAATGGGGCAGAGCCACGAAATCTGTATTGCAACGTTTCGGTTGAACTCGTCAAACCGTCCTGATGCGATTTAGGAACTCAAGTGTGATTCAGCGGGCACAGCCAGAGACATCGATGATCTGTTCAGGTCCCTGAATGTATATGGTCTGAATCTCCTGTGCGTCCAGGTTCAGGCTGTTCAGATTTACCATCCGGATACTGCTGTCGTCATAAGTGCGAAAGTAGTAACGCAGGTTTGTCAGATCTGAGACGCCAGTCCACATAGTGTAATCGCCGACGACTTTTCCCTGCTCGACTCCGCGAGCAGCTCCTTTGGGAATGT
The genomic region above belongs to Gimesia chilikensis and contains:
- a CDS encoding sialidase family protein codes for the protein MLPFILRLAKTCSLFLLIILSLLQTTRAGDLQKTTLFSARDGEYHHYRIPGIIATSKGTLLAYCEARKTAGDWADIDILMRRSTDGGQTWAKPQVIHNAKEETVNNVVAFNDAQTGQVHLLYCENYARCYYTQSNDDGQTFSPRVEITPVFEEFRKEYDWNVIATGPGHGIQLQNGRLLVPVWLSTGGKKHRPSCVSTIYSDDHGKTWHRGEIIVNQGDQIAGEKILNPSETVAVQLFNDKVLVNIRTESKPHRRLIAVSENGATGWSEKHFDPQLLEPVCMGSILRVPAGKSQPQNAIVFANPDNLEGSSKRRGPNRDRKNLTLQISFNDCQTWSGKRVLEPGISGYSDLAALPDGTIVCFYEDGGLKNNGYDTTGLTVARFPLKWILED
- a CDS encoding GntR family transcriptional regulator; translated protein: MKPAIVDLAERIQSDIKQRKLQPGDPYYTTSETARSFQVSGTTANRALQLLTQRRVLVRKQRAGTFIADPESNQTEQALRRVHLVVHQKYLEREGLLADGILIGLQRELPEAELEFNFLPHRDEEAYVEEIVNRALKSSVTEGFVLQRAQVGVQRILQESGLPTVVNGVLQPSITGLAHIDRDQGEMGRLLFQHLLQQNCQRVLIVFRDQVTAGDHLLLDAVQQEMYGAGWGIDRLTVRCLPADDRAIQVSAQDVLEQSSVKLGILCRSEPAARAIASIISELNYPRKKQPVIVVADHFAREQAPCLFPHIRPCLSPEAYGQEIGRMLVRQMNGAEPRNLYCNVSVELVKPS